A single Actinomadura algeriensis DNA region contains:
- a CDS encoding ArsR/SmtB family transcription factor, with protein sequence MGHGVAPLAGGVPRARLDAATAAKVATTLQALATPSRLLILARLREGPLAATELAAEVGMEQSACSHQLRLLRNLGLVTGTRKGRSIVYALYDDHVAELLDQALYHVEHLGLGLTDAPDA encoded by the coding sequence ATGGGCCACGGAGTCGCACCCCTCGCCGGCGGGGTGCCGCGCGCCCGGCTGGACGCGGCCACCGCCGCGAAGGTCGCCACCACCCTGCAGGCCCTCGCCACCCCGTCCCGGCTGCTCATCCTCGCCCGGCTCCGCGAGGGCCCGCTCGCCGCCACCGAACTCGCCGCCGAGGTCGGGATGGAGCAGTCGGCCTGCTCCCACCAGCTCCGCCTGCTGCGCAACCTCGGCCTGGTGACCGGCACCCGCAAGGGCCGCTCCATCGTCTACGCCCTGTACGACGACCACGTCGCCGAACTCCTCGACCAGGCCCTCTACCACGTCGAGCACCTCGGCCTCGGCCTGACCGACGCCCCGGACGCCTGA